AGTCGTACCTATAAGGGACCCAGACCGGGCGGATCGCGCACAATTGACGGGAGGGAAGCCTGTGGGTGTTAAAACATTGTTATCATCTGGATGAGCTGCAGATCCCTACTGAAGGGAACTCTCATAAAATGGAGAAGCTAAGAAACATTAAAAACCGCCTAAGTATATCAGTTGATAAGCTTTCGCCATCACGAAGATCAAAGTCTCAACAGCGAAAGAGTGAGCCGCTCGGGAACGTTCCAGCCTCAATGGGGGACATTCCAGGGTCTGTCCGAACCTCGAgggtggacgacagacccagcagTGCCTTCGAAGTAAGCAGCAGCGCAGAGTCGAGATCCCGTCCCAGTAGCTACTGCGAAGTCGATATGGACGAGAGTCTTTCCGAAGAATGGCTGGCGGTTGAGGACATTCCTACATCGGCATCAGAATCCCAAAGTCCCCCAGAAGTAGAAGATTCGTCACGTCTCACTGTTGACCATAAGCCCCTTAAGCGTTCAACCCCAACAATACACGGAGACAGTCTTATGTCGGAAGTGATGAAAGAAGTcgaaaaaataagtgaaatgaGTGAAAATATGAAAACTGAGCGACCGAAAACTGATGCATCAGTAGAGGAAAGCGCCACTTCCACAGACGGCACTCAGCAGGAGGCGGAGGCGAGGGCCGGGAGTGCTAAGTTGGCGCTGTGTGATCCAGGACTAAGCACAAGTGAGGAGACGCTTGTGGCGGCTGAGGAGGTGATGCAGACTGAAGACACTCGAAGGACGACGCAAGGTGGACTGTTAGACCTTCCCTCCGCGTGCAGAACAGAAAGCTTGACTTCAGGGTACTTCTCTGACTCTGACGTGACACTGTCGGATGGCAGATGTGACAGTAGCTCTCTTCAGTCACCTCTAAGGTTAGCAGAAaatgcaaaacaaaacaaatctgCCTTTACATCGGTGATTTCAGAGTCCCAAAGTAAGTCTGCGTTTAGTAGTCTCAAATGCGATTCTTCAGAGTATGGAAAATCCTCATCAAAAAccgaagataaaaatataaactcCAGAAGTTCAGCTTTCACACATGTTACATCGGAAGAACGAACGGTCACCGCATATTCCACGACCACAACCATGGAGGAAACAAAGCCCACTGAATCAGAAACTTCTACGAAAATCACAGAGAAAAAGACTGCTCCCAAGAAAGAGAGTCTGTACAGCAGGATCAAGAAAAAAATGGATCCATCCAAAGAACCGATATACGCCAAGATCAAGCCCAAACTTACGTCAGAGACTAGTTTTCAGCCAATCGAGCCCAGCTCAGTCAAGAACACCTGGCACGGTAGCGGGGCCAGCGGGGTGGTGAAGCCGGAGCCCGTGTACGGCCCAGCTGCCCCCCTTACTGCCGCCGCTCCCGCCTCCCCCGCCGCGTCACCCGCCGCATACACCCCAACACAGGTAGAGTCGTCCACCCCCGACAAAAAAGACGGGCCCATTTACAGCAAAGTCAAGCCAAGGGAGTCTCGCAGCAACACTTTGCCGCGAGAGGCGTTGTACAGTACAGTTAAGAAGAATACCGCAAGTTTGCCAAAAGAATTTTcgcaaacaaaggaaaaggaacacaTATACAACACCCCCTTGCCGCCGACGCCCAGAGAGGAGGCCCTGCTGAGGCGAGAATCCTTCTACAGTAATGCGTCGTCAGAGTACGGCAAAGTAACAGTTCGGGTTGGAGAAATAACCCCGAAAGTTCCCGCCATCATCACTATCCACAACCCAGGCTACGCAGCACCCTCAGTCTCTACCCTAAAGACCTCGCCAGCACCTGTCTCTAGTCCTGAGTCCCCGGCTTCAAGCACTGTGCCGTCCTTCTCTAGTTCAAAGATCTCCTCGGATCCTGCAGTAGCTACGTCGCAAAGTGAAACGGAGGACAAAAGTGAGTGTGTCCCCAAAACGCCGACGTCCCGGTCCTCTGATCAGCGAAATATTCAAAACGGCGACCTCGAACGCGATGATCGTGCCAGACTTAATCAGCTGGTGGAGGAGCTGGCCCAGGAGCTGGAAGCCGTCACCATGAAGTATGACCCTGACGCGGCAGCAGACTACAAGTCAAAGAAGGAAATCCTAGCGAAACTCTTATCGACGTATGATGTACCGAAGAACTTGCGGCGAGTGGAGGAAGTGGACGAGGAGGCGGCACTGGAGACCGAGCAGGCGCTTGTGCCAGCCTCCATTAGCATGGACGAGCTGCGTTACGTAGATGACAACGAAGATAACGCCGAGACAGTGTACGCCGACGTGCCGGATTATTCGCAGGATGAGTTTATGATCGCTCTTGATGACGAGAACGACCCTCGGTACGCCTCGCTTACGCGCGCCATCAGGCAACAAAAGGCCGGCGGGGAGTCTCCGGGGAAGGTCAGCAAGAAGTCTGCGACGATGTACGCCAACGCTCTCAACGTGGTCACTGCCCTCAAAGTGCTGATCAACTCCAAGTCGACACGGGCAGCCTCCGTCATCAACAAGATGGGCACCCTGGCGCGGCCCTACACCCACCGCGTGCAAGGAACGATCACCGACACCTCATGGATCCAGCGAGTCATCTACCACAAATCGGTAAGCGGCAGTATTACAGCCGGGCGGCGCACCGCGCACTCACAAGTCCCTTTACTTTCTGTTTAGATATTTACGTAGATATGTGTTTAGATAACAGCCCAATAATTGGCATCCCTAACCAGTTTGTCTTTCTTGCACGCTGGTCCTTAAGCCTCGTCGCGTGCAAGTGTTTAAGGACATGAAGttacgaagaaaaaggaagaaggtaaagaagagtaATGTTCTTGTCATGAAACTGAATCCTTTTGTACATTGGCATTAGGTGACCTACCCAAGTATATACCTAATTCTCAGGCAGCGGAACTTTTGTAAAGTACATTGGCATTACACATCCACGTAAttgcgttttcttttcttttttattatcgttttgtATGTTTTGCTCCACATCGTTGGGAAGTTGCAGAAGTTGAAGTTACTGGTATTATCTTAGATCTCCAGAATTTTTATACTGATTTAATCTTTAATTTTTAGATACTTTAGCTTCCAGACTGTATTGTAAAATATTTATTTACCTGATCTTGAATTTCATTTCCATCTGTATTCGTTACTGTACCCAgaagcatggcagcgaacaatcAGAATCATTAACTAAGCTTATCCATTTTTATCAAGCCGCCTTTTCGTGTTGATATTCAATAATTTAACATGTAAACATTCTCGCTTATTAGTTAACTGCATGACCCTTCACACCTATAGCTAATGTAAGCCAGTTTGAACACGTTGTTAAAGCTATTTCTTTCCCTCGACTCCACTCGCTCATGCTCCTCTTATTTATGGAAAAAGAAGCCTATCCACTGATCAACTAATCTGTCACGTATACATGCAGCTGACGAAGGAGTTATAGCTAAAGACCAGCAGCAAAATTAAACCTTGAGAACCCGTATAGTTTCGGCGTTAGTACATTCACGCAGTTCGTAGGGAAACAAACACGCAGACCAGATCGATCATGCACGCAAAATGGTTGGTCACTGAGCCGAGGAAATATTATACTAAGCTGGAGACGAGTAACGAAGCTAAAACTGTAAGgaagtgtacgagagagagagagagagagagagagagagagagagaagaaaaaaagtgttgacggagggggaggaggaaagtcgCTCATACCTCAACATAGCAcagcctctctcccctctcccttcctttacctctccccttccccctcttcccctctcccttcctttacttcccccttgctgcctcttcccctccctcctctttctaatccCCAGTGCACATTCGCCCCTTCCACTGCTGTAACCCCATTTGTTAAAATATctacaaatatatacaagaaaacatATATTCTTCCACTGTGTCTGAAGTTTTGTATTTGGACTGTGCATTGCTTTCCACTCTCACTCAcccacttttccttcttatttacgAAGCTTGTATCTtgcacctggtgtgtgtgtgtgtgtgtgtgtgtgtgtgtgtgtgtatgattaaCGATAGGGACTCTAAGGGGGGCACACACCGTAAGATCTCGACTAAAATAGCGTTGAGGAAGGGACCACGTGGGGAGCGGTGGGTCTTGGCAAGCACGGCCTTGTGGTGCTGCCCTGGCCTGCCCGCTGCGCCGCCGAGTCGAGGCCGCCCATAGAACAGGGCCATACACTCCACGCTGCTGACTAACTAGTACTGTGAGCGTGTTATCTTAGTAAATCGAGGTTCTGTGCGTTGCCATATTAAAGTACAAGTCACACAGGCCTATATGGCGATCTGCTCTCAGTCAACCGTGAAATAAATCAGGGAATATCGAGGtatacataaaattatataacagTAAAGATCTGATATTTCTCCATAACTATAATATCCTCTTGTTGTCATCTTTCACCATTTTTCACATTTGTTCATGGCGAGCTATACTTTAATTGTTTCGAGGCCACTACATTTATCGGAACAAATCGAAGTATACATAATATAATAAACAAGATTTGTATAGATAGAAGTTCAGGTCACAGAAACCCCGCATGGTGATCGGCCCTCAGTTTTTCGCGAAATAAATCTTTACTATGTTCGGGGGGGGGCTTCATAgacattggtgtgtgtgtgtgtgtgtgtgtgtgtgtgtgtgtggtgacgggTGTGCAGGCTGCCGTCAAGGAG
The DNA window shown above is from Eriocheir sinensis breed Jianghai 21 chromosome 3, ASM2467909v1, whole genome shotgun sequence and carries:
- the LOC127007409 gene encoding uncharacterized protein LOC127007409 isoform X2, translated to MEKLRNIKNRLSISVDKLSPSRRSKSQQRKSEPLGNVPASMGDIPGSVRTSRVDDRPSSAFEVSSSAESRSRPSSYCEVDMDESLSEEWLAVEDIPTSASESQSPPEVEDSSRLTVDHKPLKRSTPTIHGDSLMSEVMKEVEKISEMSENMKTERPKTDASVEESATSTDGTQQEAEARAGSAKLALCDPGLSTSEETLVAAEEVMQTEDTRRTTQGGLLDLPSACRTESLTSGYFSDSDVTLSDGRCDSSSLQSPLRLAENAKQNKSAFTSVISESQSKSAFSSLKCDSSEYGKSSSKTEDKNINSRSSAFTHVTSEERTVTAYSTTTTMEETKPTESETSTKITEKKTAPKKESLYSRIKKKMDPSKEPIYAKIKPKLTSETSFQPIEPSSVKNTWHGSGASGVVKPEPVYGPAAPLTAAAPASPAASPAAYTPTQVESSTPDKKDGPIYSKVKPRESRSNTLPREALYSTVKKNTASLPKEFSQTKEKEHIYNTPLPPTPREEALLRRESFYSNASSEYGKVTVRVGEITPKVPAIITIHNPGYAAPSVSTLKTSPAPVSSPESPASSTVPSFSSSKISSDPAVATSQSETEDKSECVPKTPTSRSSDQRNIQNGDLERDDRARLNQLVEELAQELEAVTMKYDPDAAADYKSKKEILAKLLSTYDVPKNLRRVEEVDEEAALETEQALVPASISMDELRYVDDNEDNAETVYADVPDYSQDEFMIALDDENDPRYASLTRAIRQQKAGGESPGKVSKKSATMYANALNVVTALKVLINSKSTRAASVINKMGTLARPYTHRVQGTITDTSWIQRVIYHKSGNNGFDELRRYIKSGGEFCKELAAIMHERAELEASYAKGLYKLSSKLMKASKENSGTVTQAWQMVGVEMEQQGDVHRTIGSAIGDDVVRPLRQLIETQHKIRKGVESMVDKTTKNLHDWRAAESKAKKQGYGNCRENEKIQDMMLEARLGRGKTLTDKETIKMEKQRRKAEEAVQKSDLEYYTCCTRAERARLEWESAVYKGSSCFQTLEEERLQALRDLVVKYHNNSVESAPKIVAIVDRLDEPVKACDVEKDIQAVITAKGTGENLPEQMLPDFYAEDMNNIMNRDRRREALEKFLKMVRTDLERERRGKQGVENLAKALQETPTFGGEESQQDVNDKLQHMKAMLAYLEAARYKIQCSLDDLNNRPKTVHPLAKHIEVHRDKQGLTCSVLKVPPWVRGNSVDVSPASNSPTGSPNWNDRGTADGNSVQPDSDFDEFSSQGSDRDYQATISEENIDSGPKDGSYYAHPLPAATTGSRCKALYDYEANMYDELTIRTGDIINIHEKQADGWWVGELDNVVGIFPATYVEEID
- the LOC127007409 gene encoding uncharacterized protein LOC127007409 isoform X3 — protein: MEKLRNIKNRLSISVDKLSPSRRSKSQQRKSEPLGNVPASMGDIPGSVRTSRVDDRPSSAFEVSSSAESRSRPSSYCEVDMDESLSEEWLAVEDIPTSASESQSPPEVEDSSRLTVDHKPLKRSTPTIHGDSLMSEVMKEVEKISEMSENMKTERPKTDASVEESATSTDGTQQEAEARAGSAKLALCDPGLSTSEETLVAAEEVMQTEDTRRTTQGGLLDLPSACRTESLTSGYFSDSDVTLSDGRCDSSSLQSPLRLAENAKQNKSAFTSVISESQSKSAFSSLKCDSSEYGKSSSKTEDKNINSRSSAFTHVTSEERTVTAYSTTTTMEETKPTESETSTKITEKKTAPKKESLYSRIKKKMDPSKEPIYAKIKPKLTSETSFQPIEPSSVKNTWHGSGASGVVKPEPVYGPAAPLTAAAPASPAASPAAYTPTQVESSTPDKKDGPIYSKVKPRESRSNTLPREALYSTVKKNTASLPKEFSQTKEKEHIYNTPLPPTPREEALLRRESFYSNASSEYGKVTVRVGEITPKVPAIITIHNPGYAAPSVSTLKTSPAPVSSPESPASSTVPSFSSSKISSDPAVATSQSETEDKSECVPKTPTSRSSDQRNIQNGDLERDDRARLNQLVEELAQELEAVTMKYDPDAAADYKSKKEILAKLLSTYDVPKNLRRVEEVDEEAALETEQALVPASISMDELRYVDDNEDNAETVYADVPDYSQDEFMIALDDENDPRYASLTRAIRQQKAGGESPGKVSKKSATMYANALNVVTALKVLINSKSTRAASVINKMGTLARPYTHRVQGTITDTSWIQRVIYHKSGNNGFDELRRYIKSGGEFCKELAAIMHERAELEASYAKGLYKLSSKLMKASKENSGTVTQAWQMVGVEMEQQGDVHRTIGSAIGDDVVRPLRQLIETQHKIRKGVESMVDKTTKNLHDWRAAESKAKKQGYGNCRENEKIQDMMLEARLGRGKTLTDKETIKMEKQRRKAEEAVQKSDLEYYTCCTRAERARLEWESAVYKGSSCFQTLEEERLQALRDLVVKYHNNSVESAPKIVAIVDRLDEPVKACDVEKDIQAVITAKGTGENLPEQMLPDFYAEDMNNIMNRDRRREALEKFLKMVRTDLERERRGKQGVENLAKALQETPTFGGEESQQDVNDKLQHDAHNRLQHMKAMLAYLEAARYKIQCSLDDLNNRPKTVHPLAKHIEVHRDKQGLTCSVLKVPPWVRGNSVDVSPASNSPTGSPNWNDRDEFSSQGSDRDYQATISEENIDSGPKDGSYYAHPLPAATTGSRCKALYDYEANMYDELTIRTGDIINIHEKQADGWWVGELDNVVGIFPATYVEEID
- the LOC127007409 gene encoding uncharacterized protein LOC127007409 isoform X1, which gives rise to MEKLRNIKNRLSISVDKLSPSRRSKSQQRKSEPLGNVPASMGDIPGSVRTSRVDDRPSSAFEVSSSAESRSRPSSYCEVDMDESLSEEWLAVEDIPTSASESQSPPEVEDSSRLTVDHKPLKRSTPTIHGDSLMSEVMKEVEKISEMSENMKTERPKTDASVEESATSTDGTQQEAEARAGSAKLALCDPGLSTSEETLVAAEEVMQTEDTRRTTQGGLLDLPSACRTESLTSGYFSDSDVTLSDGRCDSSSLQSPLRLAENAKQNKSAFTSVISESQSKSAFSSLKCDSSEYGKSSSKTEDKNINSRSSAFTHVTSEERTVTAYSTTTTMEETKPTESETSTKITEKKTAPKKESLYSRIKKKMDPSKEPIYAKIKPKLTSETSFQPIEPSSVKNTWHGSGASGVVKPEPVYGPAAPLTAAAPASPAASPAAYTPTQVESSTPDKKDGPIYSKVKPRESRSNTLPREALYSTVKKNTASLPKEFSQTKEKEHIYNTPLPPTPREEALLRRESFYSNASSEYGKVTVRVGEITPKVPAIITIHNPGYAAPSVSTLKTSPAPVSSPESPASSTVPSFSSSKISSDPAVATSQSETEDKSECVPKTPTSRSSDQRNIQNGDLERDDRARLNQLVEELAQELEAVTMKYDPDAAADYKSKKEILAKLLSTYDVPKNLRRVEEVDEEAALETEQALVPASISMDELRYVDDNEDNAETVYADVPDYSQDEFMIALDDENDPRYASLTRAIRQQKAGGESPGKVSKKSATMYANALNVVTALKVLINSKSTRAASVINKMGTLARPYTHRVQGTITDTSWIQRVIYHKSGNNGFDELRRYIKSGGEFCKELAAIMHERAELEASYAKGLYKLSSKLMKASKENSGTVTQAWQMVGVEMEQQGDVHRTIGSAIGDDVVRPLRQLIETQHKIRKGVESMVDKTTKNLHDWRAAESKAKKQGYGNCRENEKIQDMMLEARLGRGKTLTDKETIKMEKQRRKAEEAVQKSDLEYYTCCTRAERARLEWESAVYKGSSCFQTLEEERLQALRDLVVKYHNNSVESAPKIVAIVDRLDEPVKACDVEKDIQAVITAKGTGENLPEQMLPDFYAEDMNNIMNRDRRREALEKFLKMVRTDLERERRGKQGVENLAKALQETPTFGGEESQQDVNDKLQHDAHNRLQHMKAMLAYLEAARYKIQCSLDDLNNRPKTVHPLAKHIEVHRDKQGLTCSVLKVPPWVRGNSVDVSPASNSPTGSPNWNDRGTADGNSVQPDSDFDEFSSQGSDRDYQATISEENIDSGPKDGSYYAHPLPAATTGSRCKALYDYEANMYDELTIRTGDIINIHEKQADGWWVGELDNVVGIFPATYVEEID